The DNA window TGCAGGTCCTGGACATTGCGGCCGTTCACCTTTGCGACGTACCGATCGAACGCTATCCAACACACGGGTGGGTAGTTCGACGCTGATGAGATGCCGGGCTTGGCGTTGTAGCAGTGCGCGGTGGCCAGGTTGGTGGGACTGTCGACCTTGGCGTAGTTCTCCTCATCGATGACCGGCGCCTCGAGGGCCGCGATGAGCCGGGTCGTACTGGATATGTCACGCGTGCGATAGATGGCGGTGGCCGATACGGCGATATTGTCGACTCCCGCATCGTCGAAGGCGGCCATGGCCAGGTTGGGATGCCGCTCGAAGTGCATCGCCGCGCGCTTGGGGTAGACCGCTGATGGGTCGGATCCACCCGGCCTGTTGTCCTTGTCGAAGGGCAGCGTGCGGCTGAGTAGCCCATCCACGTCGAGAGGAAGCGATTTGATTTGATCGATTGGAGTGGGCGAGTATCCCTTCAACCCGTCGACCAGCTTGTCGAAGGCGCGCTTCACAAAGTCGGCTTGTTCGGCCGGATTGAACGGAATACTGACCGGGTCGTCGACCCGAACGTATAAAAGCATGTCGTCGTGAGCGAGCCAGGAAGCCATCCGGGGCGAGCCGTACGGCACCTTCGGAACGTATGTGGTGCGAGCGGCCGGATACTCCGCGATGCGATAGCCCTCCCCCAGTGTGCGATCAGCCAAGGCTTGCGCGGCGGCGTTGGCCCGGTCGGAACTCGAAAAGCGGATGGCGTCCATTTCGATCTCTCGCCCGAGCCCCGATTCTTCCCGTCGCTGACCCAAGGTATACCAACCGGCCACAAGTCCGGGCGCGATAGTGTTGAACTCCTCGGACTCCAATTTTGTGCCAGTAAAGTTAGGTTTGGATCGAGGAGTGAGCATTCGACTGATGTACGTGTGGTAATCGAATATGAATCGGTTGTCGACATCCATGACGAGTGGAATCGCGGCGCCGATTCGGATTGCCTCACGGACTGCACCGGAGTCGTCGGTTCTGGTCTTCTCGACATCGCTCGGGGTGGTCGGGTAGTTGCCCGAATCCAGCTTCGATATGTCGACTGCGGTACTGCTCAGAGCGGCGTCGTTGTTGGTGTCGTTTCCGCATGCGCCGACGGTCAGCGCCAAGGTAGATGCGAGTGCGGTGGCACATATTCGAAGACGTCGTCCCATGATTTCGATCACCCACTCTTCACTAGAATCGAGTACTGCCCCGCAGTGCGTTCCTCTAGACGACGATCAACCCTCGCCAGCTCGGGAAATGAAGATATGACGACCGCCACGTAGCGGTCGTAGACGATTGCGCAGAAGCTGCTGTACTGCCGATTCAGATCTTTTAAGTCGAGCCGCAGACACTGTGCATCACCGAGGCCAGGAGGTGGATCCAGGACCGTGTCGTTCTTGCCGGGTTTGGTGAGTGCGGTTTGTAGCCGAATTGCGGCAGCGAGGTCGCGTGCTCTATAGACGGTGCCTGCCCGGCGTCCGATCAGATCCACCCCACCCTCTTCAAATGCCTTCCTGACATCGATCGGATTGCGCTCGAAATGCAATATCCCGGCTGGTTCGAACGGGCCGAAATCTTCGTCGTAAAGGCTGAAGCCCGGATCGGAATAGTCCTTCGCTTTCGGTGCCGCTCGACGCATGATGCCATCGGGGTCCAGGGGAAGGTCCAGCAGGTCGTCGACCGGAACGGGCTGCTGCCGGTCAATTTGGGGGATCTGCAAATCTATTGTCTTCTTGATGGTTCCAGCGAGCTTATCCTGGTTTGCCTCCGGCATTCCCGCGCTGATTGCGATGACATAGGGGCCGTGTGGCTGAAATGCGTTCGCGGAGAGGTTGTCAGCTGATGTCGCACGTGCATCAGGGTAGCTGTCGATGGGGATCGGATGACGCTCACGCTGTTCGGCAGTTATTCTGGCGAAATCGTCTGCCGCATTCTTGCTGTCGGCGTCCGATGCGAAGCGCAGAACTGATATGATCAATCTTTTTTGACTGCGCAGGTTCCCGTTGCTCCGAGAAACGTACGCGCCCGCGACGAGATTATTGTTGTCGCCGACTTGTTTGTAAATTTCCGGGAGCGCTCCGTCGGCAGTCATCGACGTAGAATCGGCGATCAACTTGACGAAGCCGACGCTCGTCAGATCACTATCCACGTCGAAGGGCTGTACAACGTAGTTCAGCATGCGGCGCGCTTCTATGAACCGCACCGACTGTGCAGTATCGGAGCTGGTTCGCAGTTTGAACGGCGAGGGGTCGGTGGCTGCGGCTCCGGTCTTGAGGGTGGACAGATCAACCGGCGCCAGACCCGGCAGAGGCTGTCCATCGATCGAGCTCGCACAGCTGGTGCCAATAAGAAGCGCAACCGCTAGTGCCGCCGCAGCAGACAATTGTCTCTTCACGGGATCGTCCTCATCGTGCGGTCAGGAGAGCGTACTGAGCGGAGATCTTCTGATGAAGATCTTGCAACTGCTTCGCTGCCGCTTGGATAACATATCGGTCGACCTGTAAGAAGCAGAAATTCGCTATTATGAGCTCTTTGTCGAGAGACTGCGTCGTTTTTGCGTAGCACTCGATATTCTGGCCAAGTCCAGTAGGAGCGTCGACGGTTTTATCGCCAGGTCGCGAATGTGTCGATGGTCGCCATTCTTGCCAAAGGGCTTCGGAGCCCGTATTCGACTTGCTCCGGAAAACCACCGCGTCGCCAAAGGATACGAGATCGACTTCGGTTCGTTCGAATAATGACAGCTCGTCCTGCCCGGGACTCGACAACAGCGAAAGCGATCCGCGCCCGGTGTACAAGCCGTCGGGCTCGGCGCGAACCGGCGCGTCCGGATTGCTGGGGAGGGTGCGCCCGAGGAGCCCCGGCGGATCGAGGGGGATGCGTTGCAGATCCGCGGCGGGGGTCGGCTGGAACTTGTCGAGCAGCGGGAGTTGCACGCCGAGCATCTTCTCGACCTGTGCAGTCAACGCGGGAAGGTCTGGCGCGGACGTATCGTCGACGATCTTCATGAAGATGACGTATCGGTCGTGCACCGTCCATGCGCCGATGGAGGAGACGCTCGGCCGCCAATGTGCTGTAGTGCTCGGATAATTGGCGATCTGGATCGGCTCGTTGCCGTTGTTATACGTGAAGTCGTCGTGTTCTAGCGTCGGGCCGACGGTCTGCGCGGTCTGCGCGTCGGGGAACATCAGCACCGCGACGTTCAAAGTGCGCTGTTTGTGGTCTGGGTTATCGGCTGTCGCCCATGCATTGACCCATCCCGCCACCAAGTCTTTGGCGACATCATCGAACGTGTCATTGATGATCAGCGGTCCCAGGGTCTTACGGTTGAGCACGATATGTGGCCGGACGCCCCACGCGTCCTCGACATAGGATGGATCCGCCTCATACGGCAGAGTCACATAGTCCGCCAGCCGCTGTGCCTCCCGCGCCCGGGCCTGCTTATCGTTCTTGGCATTGCCGATTTCGCGCGGCTTCGTCTGGTAGTTCCCGACATTCAGTTCGGAGACATCGGTCTCTACACGTCCGGGATTCCCGGATACCTCGGAGCCGCAGGCGCCGACGACTGCCGCTAGCACGCCTGCCGTCACCATGGCACACGCGGTCCGAAGCCCGATTGATCTCACGGCGAGCTTCAACGCCCTCCCCCTTTGTTCGCGTACTTGTCGCGGGATCCTACTTCACGCCCGCCCTCAGCGCCGGGCCCTATTTCACCTGTGCCTCCAGCATCGGGACCAGTGTTTGGGCCGCCGATGCGTACCGCTGGGTCTGTCGGTTCACAAGCTGTTGGCGAACAGCGCGAACTGCGCGGTCACCTTCTGCCGC is part of the Nocardia sp. NBC_00565 genome and encodes:
- a CDS encoding DUF7373 family lipoprotein, coding for MGRRLRICATALASTLALTVGACGNDTNNDAALSSTAVDISKLDSGNYPTTPSDVEKTRTDDSGAVREAIRIGAAIPLVMDVDNRFIFDYHTYISRMLTPRSKPNFTGTKLESEEFNTIAPGLVAGWYTLGQRREESGLGREIEMDAIRFSSSDRANAAAQALADRTLGEGYRIAEYPAARTTYVPKVPYGSPRMASWLAHDDMLLYVRVDDPVSIPFNPAEQADFVKRAFDKLVDGLKGYSPTPIDQIKSLPLDVDGLLSRTLPFDKDNRPGGSDPSAVYPKRAAMHFERHPNLAMAAFDDAGVDNIAVSATAIYRTRDISSTTRLIAALEAPVIDEENYAKVDSPTNLATAHCYNAKPGISSASNYPPVCWIAFDRYVAKVNGRNVQDLHQRTAAQYKLLASGR
- a CDS encoding DUF7373 family lipoprotein — translated: MKRQLSAAAALAVALLIGTSCASSIDGQPLPGLAPVDLSTLKTGAAATDPSPFKLRTSSDTAQSVRFIEARRMLNYVVQPFDVDSDLTSVGFVKLIADSTSMTADGALPEIYKQVGDNNNLVAGAYVSRSNGNLRSQKRLIISVLRFASDADSKNAADDFARITAEQRERHPIPIDSYPDARATSADNLSANAFQPHGPYVIAISAGMPEANQDKLAGTIKKTIDLQIPQIDRQQPVPVDDLLDLPLDPDGIMRRAAPKAKDYSDPGFSLYDEDFGPFEPAGILHFERNPIDVRKAFEEGGVDLIGRRAGTVYRARDLAAAIRLQTALTKPGKNDTVLDPPPGLGDAQCLRLDLKDLNRQYSSFCAIVYDRYVAVVISSFPELARVDRRLEERTAGQYSILVKSG
- a CDS encoding DUF7373 family lipoprotein, with translation MVTAGVLAAVVGACGSEVSGNPGRVETDVSELNVGNYQTKPREIGNAKNDKQARAREAQRLADYVTLPYEADPSYVEDAWGVRPHIVLNRKTLGPLIINDTFDDVAKDLVAGWVNAWATADNPDHKQRTLNVAVLMFPDAQTAQTVGPTLEHDDFTYNNGNEPIQIANYPSTTAHWRPSVSSIGAWTVHDRYVIFMKIVDDTSAPDLPALTAQVEKMLGVQLPLLDKFQPTPAADLQRIPLDPPGLLGRTLPSNPDAPVRAEPDGLYTGRGSLSLLSSPGQDELSLFERTEVDLVSFGDAVVFRSKSNTGSEALWQEWRPSTHSRPGDKTVDAPTGLGQNIECYAKTTQSLDKELIIANFCFLQVDRYVIQAAAKQLQDLHQKISAQYALLTAR